The following are encoded together in the Phocoena sinus isolate mPhoSin1 chromosome 11, mPhoSin1.pri, whole genome shotgun sequence genome:
- the LOC116762931 gene encoding steroid 21-hydroxylase isoform X4, which produces MVLVGLLLLLPLLVGTRLLWGQWKLRSLHLPPLVPGFLHLLQPNLPVYLLGLTQKLGPIYRLRLGLQDVVVLNSKRTIEEALIRKWVDFAGRPQIPSYQLVSQHCQDISLGDYSLLWKAHKKLTRSALLLGVRSSMEPRVEQLTQEFCERMKARAGAPVTIQKEFSLLTCSIICYLTFGDKEDTLVHAFHDCVQDLMKTWDHWSIQILDMVPFLRFFPNPGLRRLKQAMENRDHIVEKQLRQHKESMVAGQWRDMTDYMLQGMGKQRVEEGPGQLLEGHVHMSVVDLFIGGTETTANTLSWAVAFLLHHPEIQRRLQEELDRELGPGASGSRVPYKDRARLPLLNATIAEVLRLRPVVPLALPHRATRASSIFGYDIPEGMVVIPNLQGAHLDETVWERPHEFRPDRFLEAGANPSALAFGCGARVCLGEPLARLELFVVLGQLLQAFTLLSPAGALPSLQPHPYCGINLKIQPFQD; this is translated from the exons ATGGTGCTCgtagggctgctgctgctgctgcccttgCTAGTCGGCACTCGCCTGCTGTGGGGCCAGTGGAAGCTCAGGagcctccacctcccacctcttGTCCCCGGCTTCCTGCACCTGCTGCAGCCCAACCTCCCCGTCTATCTGCTTGGCCTGACTCAGAAACTCGGGCCCATCTACAGGCTCCGGCTCGGGCTGCAAG atgtggtggtgctgaactccaAGAGGACCATTGAGGAGGCCCTGATCAGGAAGTGGGTGGACTTTGCCGGCAGACCCCAGATACCATCTT ACCAGCTGGTATCTCAGCACTGCCAGGACATCTCACTGGGGGACTACTCCCTGCTCTGGAAGGCCCACAAGAAACTCACGCGCTCAGCCCTGCTGCTGGGCGTCCGCAGCTCCATGGAGCCCCGGGTGGAGCAGCTGACCCAGGAGTTCTGTGAG CGCATGAAAGCCCGGGCTGGTGCCCCCGTGACCATCCAGAAGGAATTCTCTCTCCTCACCTGCAGCATCATCTGTTACCTCACCTTTGGAGACAAG GAGGACACCTTAGTACATGCCTTTCACGACTGTGTCCAGGATTTGATGAAAACCTGGGACCACTGGTCCATCCAAATTTTGGACATGGTTCCCTTTCTCAGG TTCTTCCCCAACCCCGGGCTCCGGAGGCTGAAGcaggccatggagaacagggaCCACATCGTAGAGAAGCAGCTGAGGCAGCACAAG GAGAGCATGGTGGCGGGCCAGTGGAGGGACATGACGGACTACATGCTCCAGGGGATGGGGAAGCAAAGAGTGGAAGAGGGCCCCGGGCAGCTCCTTGAAGGGCACGTGCATATGTCCGTGGTGGACCTTTTCATCGGTGGCACTGAGACCACAGCAAACACCCTTTCCTGGGCTGTGGCGTTCCTGCTTCACCACCCTGAG ATTCAGCGGCGACTGCAGGAGGAGTTGGATCGCGAGCTGGGCCCCGGAGCCTCGGGCTCCCGAGTCCCATACAAGGACCGCGCTCGGCTGCCCTTGCTCAACGCCACCATCGCTGAGGTGCTGCGCCTGCGGCCCGTCGTGCCCCTGGCCTTGCCGCACCGCGCCACGCGGGCTAGCAG CATCTTTGGCTACGACATCCCCGAGGGCATGGTTGTCATCCCCAACCTCCAAGGTGCCCACCTGGACGAGACTGTGTGGGAGCGGCCGCACGAGTTCCGGCCCG ACCGCTTCCTGGAAGCGGGCGCGAACCCCAGCGCGCTGGCCTTTGGCTGCGGGGCGCGCGTGTGCCTGGGCGAGCCGCTGGCGCGCCTCGAGCTCTTCGTGGTGCTGGGGCAACTGCTGCAGGCCTTCACGCTGCTGTCGCCCGCGGGCGCCCTGCCCTCGCTGCAGCCCCATCCCTACTGCGGCATCAACCTCAAGATTCAGCCTTTCCAG GACTGA
- the LOC116762931 gene encoding steroid 21-hydroxylase isoform X2, translating to MVLVGLLLLLPLLVGTRLLWGQWKLRSLHLPPLVPGFLHLLQPNLPVYLLGLTQKLGPIYRLRLGLQDVVVLNSKRTIEEALIRKWVDFAGRPQIPSYQLVSQHCQDISLGDYSLLWKAHKKLTRSALLLGVRSSMEPRVEQLTQEFCERMKARAGAPVTIQKEFSLLTCSIICYLTFGDKEDTLVHAFHDCVQDLMKTWDHWSIQILDMVPFLRFFPNPGLRRLKQAMENRDHIVEKQLRQHKESMVAGQWRDMTDYMLQGMGKQRVEEGPGQLLEGHVHMSVVDLFIGGTETTANTLSWAVAFLLHHPEIQRRLQEELDRELGPGASGSRVPYKDRARLPLLNATIAEVLRLRPVVPLALPHRATRASSIFGYDIPEGMVVIPNLQGAHLDETVWERPHEFRPDRFLEAGANPSALAFGCGARVCLGEPLARLELFVVLGQLLQAFTLLSPAGALPSLQPHPYCGINLKIQPFQRNPSVLGSHSRALEG from the exons ATGGTGCTCgtagggctgctgctgctgctgcccttgCTAGTCGGCACTCGCCTGCTGTGGGGCCAGTGGAAGCTCAGGagcctccacctcccacctcttGTCCCCGGCTTCCTGCACCTGCTGCAGCCCAACCTCCCCGTCTATCTGCTTGGCCTGACTCAGAAACTCGGGCCCATCTACAGGCTCCGGCTCGGGCTGCAAG atgtggtggtgctgaactccaAGAGGACCATTGAGGAGGCCCTGATCAGGAAGTGGGTGGACTTTGCCGGCAGACCCCAGATACCATCTT ACCAGCTGGTATCTCAGCACTGCCAGGACATCTCACTGGGGGACTACTCCCTGCTCTGGAAGGCCCACAAGAAACTCACGCGCTCAGCCCTGCTGCTGGGCGTCCGCAGCTCCATGGAGCCCCGGGTGGAGCAGCTGACCCAGGAGTTCTGTGAG CGCATGAAAGCCCGGGCTGGTGCCCCCGTGACCATCCAGAAGGAATTCTCTCTCCTCACCTGCAGCATCATCTGTTACCTCACCTTTGGAGACAAG GAGGACACCTTAGTACATGCCTTTCACGACTGTGTCCAGGATTTGATGAAAACCTGGGACCACTGGTCCATCCAAATTTTGGACATGGTTCCCTTTCTCAGG TTCTTCCCCAACCCCGGGCTCCGGAGGCTGAAGcaggccatggagaacagggaCCACATCGTAGAGAAGCAGCTGAGGCAGCACAAG GAGAGCATGGTGGCGGGCCAGTGGAGGGACATGACGGACTACATGCTCCAGGGGATGGGGAAGCAAAGAGTGGAAGAGGGCCCCGGGCAGCTCCTTGAAGGGCACGTGCATATGTCCGTGGTGGACCTTTTCATCGGTGGCACTGAGACCACAGCAAACACCCTTTCCTGGGCTGTGGCGTTCCTGCTTCACCACCCTGAG ATTCAGCGGCGACTGCAGGAGGAGTTGGATCGCGAGCTGGGCCCCGGAGCCTCGGGCTCCCGAGTCCCATACAAGGACCGCGCTCGGCTGCCCTTGCTCAACGCCACCATCGCTGAGGTGCTGCGCCTGCGGCCCGTCGTGCCCCTGGCCTTGCCGCACCGCGCCACGCGGGCTAGCAG CATCTTTGGCTACGACATCCCCGAGGGCATGGTTGTCATCCCCAACCTCCAAGGTGCCCACCTGGACGAGACTGTGTGGGAGCGGCCGCACGAGTTCCGGCCCG ACCGCTTCCTGGAAGCGGGCGCGAACCCCAGCGCGCTGGCCTTTGGCTGCGGGGCGCGCGTGTGCCTGGGCGAGCCGCTGGCGCGCCTCGAGCTCTTCGTGGTGCTGGGGCAACTGCTGCAGGCCTTCACGCTGCTGTCGCCCGCGGGCGCCCTGCCCTCGCTGCAGCCCCATCCCTACTGCGGCATCAACCTCAAGATTCAGCCTTTCCAG CGCAACCCCTCAGTGCTCGGCAGTCATAGTAGGGCGCTGGAGGGGTGA
- the LOC116762931 gene encoding steroid 21-hydroxylase isoform X1, giving the protein MVLVGLLLLLPLLVGTRLLWGQWKLRSLHLPPLVPGFLHLLQPNLPVYLLGLTQKLGPIYRLRLGLQDVVVLNSKRTIEEALIRKWVDFAGRPQIPSYQLVSQHCQDISLGDYSLLWKAHKKLTRSALLLGVRSSMEPRVEQLTQEFCERMKARAGAPVTIQKEFSLLTCSIICYLTFGDKEDTLVHAFHDCVQDLMKTWDHWSIQILDMVPFLRFFPNPGLRRLKQAMENRDHIVEKQLRQHKESMVAGQWRDMTDYMLQGMGKQRVEEGPGQLLEGHVHMSVVDLFIGGTETTANTLSWAVAFLLHHPEIQRRLQEELDRELGPGASGSRVPYKDRARLPLLNATIAEVLRLRPVVPLALPHRATRASSIFGYDIPEGMVVIPNLQGAHLDETVWERPHEFRPDRFLEAGANPSALAFGCGARVCLGEPLARLELFVVLGQLLQAFTLLSPAGALPSLQPHPYCGINLKIQPFQVRLQPRGGGGRGVREHQ; this is encoded by the exons ATGGTGCTCgtagggctgctgctgctgctgcccttgCTAGTCGGCACTCGCCTGCTGTGGGGCCAGTGGAAGCTCAGGagcctccacctcccacctcttGTCCCCGGCTTCCTGCACCTGCTGCAGCCCAACCTCCCCGTCTATCTGCTTGGCCTGACTCAGAAACTCGGGCCCATCTACAGGCTCCGGCTCGGGCTGCAAG atgtggtggtgctgaactccaAGAGGACCATTGAGGAGGCCCTGATCAGGAAGTGGGTGGACTTTGCCGGCAGACCCCAGATACCATCTT ACCAGCTGGTATCTCAGCACTGCCAGGACATCTCACTGGGGGACTACTCCCTGCTCTGGAAGGCCCACAAGAAACTCACGCGCTCAGCCCTGCTGCTGGGCGTCCGCAGCTCCATGGAGCCCCGGGTGGAGCAGCTGACCCAGGAGTTCTGTGAG CGCATGAAAGCCCGGGCTGGTGCCCCCGTGACCATCCAGAAGGAATTCTCTCTCCTCACCTGCAGCATCATCTGTTACCTCACCTTTGGAGACAAG GAGGACACCTTAGTACATGCCTTTCACGACTGTGTCCAGGATTTGATGAAAACCTGGGACCACTGGTCCATCCAAATTTTGGACATGGTTCCCTTTCTCAGG TTCTTCCCCAACCCCGGGCTCCGGAGGCTGAAGcaggccatggagaacagggaCCACATCGTAGAGAAGCAGCTGAGGCAGCACAAG GAGAGCATGGTGGCGGGCCAGTGGAGGGACATGACGGACTACATGCTCCAGGGGATGGGGAAGCAAAGAGTGGAAGAGGGCCCCGGGCAGCTCCTTGAAGGGCACGTGCATATGTCCGTGGTGGACCTTTTCATCGGTGGCACTGAGACCACAGCAAACACCCTTTCCTGGGCTGTGGCGTTCCTGCTTCACCACCCTGAG ATTCAGCGGCGACTGCAGGAGGAGTTGGATCGCGAGCTGGGCCCCGGAGCCTCGGGCTCCCGAGTCCCATACAAGGACCGCGCTCGGCTGCCCTTGCTCAACGCCACCATCGCTGAGGTGCTGCGCCTGCGGCCCGTCGTGCCCCTGGCCTTGCCGCACCGCGCCACGCGGGCTAGCAG CATCTTTGGCTACGACATCCCCGAGGGCATGGTTGTCATCCCCAACCTCCAAGGTGCCCACCTGGACGAGACTGTGTGGGAGCGGCCGCACGAGTTCCGGCCCG ACCGCTTCCTGGAAGCGGGCGCGAACCCCAGCGCGCTGGCCTTTGGCTGCGGGGCGCGCGTGTGCCTGGGCGAGCCGCTGGCGCGCCTCGAGCTCTTCGTGGTGCTGGGGCAACTGCTGCAGGCCTTCACGCTGCTGTCGCCCGCGGGCGCCCTGCCCTCGCTGCAGCCCCATCCCTACTGCGGCATCAACCTCAAGATTCAGCCTTTCCAGGTGCGGCTGCAGCCCCGGGGCGGCGGAGGCCGGGGCGTGCGTGAGCACCAATGA
- the LOC116762931 gene encoding steroid 21-hydroxylase isoform X5: MVLVGLLLLLPLLVGTRLLWGQWKLRSLHLPPLVPGFLHLLQPNLPVYLLGLTQKLGPIYRLRLGLQDQLVSQHCQDISLGDYSLLWKAHKKLTRSALLLGVRSSMEPRVEQLTQEFCERMKARAGAPVTIQKEFSLLTCSIICYLTFGDKVKEDTLVHAFHDCVQDLMKTWDHWSIQILDMVPFLRFFPNPGLRRLKQAMENRDHIVEKQLRQHKESMVAGQWRDMTDYMLQGMGKQRVEEGPGQLLEGHVHMSVVDLFIGGTETTANTLSWAVAFLLHHPEIQRRLQEELDRELGPGASGSRVPYKDRARLPLLNATIAEVLRLRPVVPLALPHRATRASSIFGYDIPEGMVVIPNLQGAHLDETVWERPHEFRPDRFLEAGANPSALAFGCGARVCLGEPLARLELFVVLGQLLQAFTLLSPAGALPSLQPHPYCGINLKIQPFQVRLQPRGGGGRGVREHQ; the protein is encoded by the exons ATGGTGCTCgtagggctgctgctgctgctgcccttgCTAGTCGGCACTCGCCTGCTGTGGGGCCAGTGGAAGCTCAGGagcctccacctcccacctcttGTCCCCGGCTTCCTGCACCTGCTGCAGCCCAACCTCCCCGTCTATCTGCTTGGCCTGACTCAGAAACTCGGGCCCATCTACAGGCTCCGGCTCGGGCTGCAAG ACCAGCTGGTATCTCAGCACTGCCAGGACATCTCACTGGGGGACTACTCCCTGCTCTGGAAGGCCCACAAGAAACTCACGCGCTCAGCCCTGCTGCTGGGCGTCCGCAGCTCCATGGAGCCCCGGGTGGAGCAGCTGACCCAGGAGTTCTGTGAG CGCATGAAAGCCCGGGCTGGTGCCCCCGTGACCATCCAGAAGGAATTCTCTCTCCTCACCTGCAGCATCATCTGTTACCTCACCTTTGGAGACAAGGTCAAG GAGGACACCTTAGTACATGCCTTTCACGACTGTGTCCAGGATTTGATGAAAACCTGGGACCACTGGTCCATCCAAATTTTGGACATGGTTCCCTTTCTCAGG TTCTTCCCCAACCCCGGGCTCCGGAGGCTGAAGcaggccatggagaacagggaCCACATCGTAGAGAAGCAGCTGAGGCAGCACAAG GAGAGCATGGTGGCGGGCCAGTGGAGGGACATGACGGACTACATGCTCCAGGGGATGGGGAAGCAAAGAGTGGAAGAGGGCCCCGGGCAGCTCCTTGAAGGGCACGTGCATATGTCCGTGGTGGACCTTTTCATCGGTGGCACTGAGACCACAGCAAACACCCTTTCCTGGGCTGTGGCGTTCCTGCTTCACCACCCTGAG ATTCAGCGGCGACTGCAGGAGGAGTTGGATCGCGAGCTGGGCCCCGGAGCCTCGGGCTCCCGAGTCCCATACAAGGACCGCGCTCGGCTGCCCTTGCTCAACGCCACCATCGCTGAGGTGCTGCGCCTGCGGCCCGTCGTGCCCCTGGCCTTGCCGCACCGCGCCACGCGGGCTAGCAG CATCTTTGGCTACGACATCCCCGAGGGCATGGTTGTCATCCCCAACCTCCAAGGTGCCCACCTGGACGAGACTGTGTGGGAGCGGCCGCACGAGTTCCGGCCCG ACCGCTTCCTGGAAGCGGGCGCGAACCCCAGCGCGCTGGCCTTTGGCTGCGGGGCGCGCGTGTGCCTGGGCGAGCCGCTGGCGCGCCTCGAGCTCTTCGTGGTGCTGGGGCAACTGCTGCAGGCCTTCACGCTGCTGTCGCCCGCGGGCGCCCTGCCCTCGCTGCAGCCCCATCCCTACTGCGGCATCAACCTCAAGATTCAGCCTTTCCAGGTGCGGCTGCAGCCCCGGGGCGGCGGAGGCCGGGGCGTGCGTGAGCACCAATGA
- the LOC116762931 gene encoding steroid 21-hydroxylase isoform X3, which yields MVLVGLLLLLPLLVGTRLLWGQWKLRSLHLPPLVPGFLHLLQPNLPVYLLGLTQKLGPIYRLRLGLQDVVVLNSKRTIEEALIRKWVDFAGRPQIPSYQLVSQHCQDISLGDYSLLWKAHKKLTRSALLLGVRSSMEPRVEQLTQEFCERMKARAGAPVTIQKEFSLLTCSIICYLTFGDKVKEDTLVHAFHDCVQDLMKTWDHWSIQILDMVPFLRFFPNPGLRRLKQAMENRDHIVEKQLRQHKESMVAGQWRDMTDYMLQGMGKQRVEEGPGQLLEGHVHMSVVDLFIGGTETTANTLSWAVAFLLHHPEIQRRLQEELDRELGPGASGSRVPYKDRARLPLLNATIAEVLRLRPVVPLALPHRATRASSIFGYDIPEGMVVIPNLQGAHLDETVWERPHEFRPDRFLEAGANPSALAFGCGARVCLGEPLARLELFVVLGQLLQAFTLLSPAGALPSLQPHPYCGINLKIQPFQVRLQPRGGGGRGVREHQ from the exons ATGGTGCTCgtagggctgctgctgctgctgcccttgCTAGTCGGCACTCGCCTGCTGTGGGGCCAGTGGAAGCTCAGGagcctccacctcccacctcttGTCCCCGGCTTCCTGCACCTGCTGCAGCCCAACCTCCCCGTCTATCTGCTTGGCCTGACTCAGAAACTCGGGCCCATCTACAGGCTCCGGCTCGGGCTGCAAG atgtggtggtgctgaactccaAGAGGACCATTGAGGAGGCCCTGATCAGGAAGTGGGTGGACTTTGCCGGCAGACCCCAGATACCATCTT ACCAGCTGGTATCTCAGCACTGCCAGGACATCTCACTGGGGGACTACTCCCTGCTCTGGAAGGCCCACAAGAAACTCACGCGCTCAGCCCTGCTGCTGGGCGTCCGCAGCTCCATGGAGCCCCGGGTGGAGCAGCTGACCCAGGAGTTCTGTGAG CGCATGAAAGCCCGGGCTGGTGCCCCCGTGACCATCCAGAAGGAATTCTCTCTCCTCACCTGCAGCATCATCTGTTACCTCACCTTTGGAGACAAGGTCAAG GAGGACACCTTAGTACATGCCTTTCACGACTGTGTCCAGGATTTGATGAAAACCTGGGACCACTGGTCCATCCAAATTTTGGACATGGTTCCCTTTCTCAGG TTCTTCCCCAACCCCGGGCTCCGGAGGCTGAAGcaggccatggagaacagggaCCACATCGTAGAGAAGCAGCTGAGGCAGCACAAG GAGAGCATGGTGGCGGGCCAGTGGAGGGACATGACGGACTACATGCTCCAGGGGATGGGGAAGCAAAGAGTGGAAGAGGGCCCCGGGCAGCTCCTTGAAGGGCACGTGCATATGTCCGTGGTGGACCTTTTCATCGGTGGCACTGAGACCACAGCAAACACCCTTTCCTGGGCTGTGGCGTTCCTGCTTCACCACCCTGAG ATTCAGCGGCGACTGCAGGAGGAGTTGGATCGCGAGCTGGGCCCCGGAGCCTCGGGCTCCCGAGTCCCATACAAGGACCGCGCTCGGCTGCCCTTGCTCAACGCCACCATCGCTGAGGTGCTGCGCCTGCGGCCCGTCGTGCCCCTGGCCTTGCCGCACCGCGCCACGCGGGCTAGCAG CATCTTTGGCTACGACATCCCCGAGGGCATGGTTGTCATCCCCAACCTCCAAGGTGCCCACCTGGACGAGACTGTGTGGGAGCGGCCGCACGAGTTCCGGCCCG ACCGCTTCCTGGAAGCGGGCGCGAACCCCAGCGCGCTGGCCTTTGGCTGCGGGGCGCGCGTGTGCCTGGGCGAGCCGCTGGCGCGCCTCGAGCTCTTCGTGGTGCTGGGGCAACTGCTGCAGGCCTTCACGCTGCTGTCGCCCGCGGGCGCCCTGCCCTCGCTGCAGCCCCATCCCTACTGCGGCATCAACCTCAAGATTCAGCCTTTCCAGGTGCGGCTGCAGCCCCGGGGCGGCGGAGGCCGGGGCGTGCGTGAGCACCAATGA